A window from bacterium encodes these proteins:
- a CDS encoding caspase family protein, protein MRKLTLVLGLLLAALLSGCSTDQPTSPADTATIDGAQFQRPEFIDERPEAVQQQFTLTEADVFTVTPASPDKVGAKYALVIGISDYAGTTNDLTYCDDDAVDWRNYLQGQGYTVTTLLNLAATKSAIEAAVANLASLSIAGNEIAFAYSGHGSRGNMVTTDLYYISSAWFGGMFTSVGSTKMSFNFDACQIGAFGTALTKVGRVIALASDTRKYSYDGTAAMANGVFTYYQMLGFDQVGYVFAEDDDAYAVAQMKLWAATARVKVAPYYIDNFVGSLDY, encoded by the coding sequence ATGAGGAAGCTCACCCTCGTCCTGGGTCTGCTGCTTGCTGCCCTGTTGTCGGGTTGCAGCACTGACCAGCCCACCTCACCCGCCGACACCGCCACCATCGACGGCGCCCAGTTCCAGCGTCCGGAGTTCATCGACGAGCGGCCCGAGGCCGTTCAGCAGCAGTTCACCCTGACCGAAGCCGACGTCTTCACGGTGACGCCGGCGTCGCCGGACAAGGTCGGCGCCAAGTATGCGCTGGTCATCGGCATCTCGGACTACGCCGGCACGACCAACGACCTGACCTATTGCGACGACGATGCCGTCGATTGGCGGAACTACCTGCAGGGCCAGGGCTACACCGTCACCACCCTGCTCAACCTGGCGGCGACGAAGTCGGCCATCGAGGCAGCCGTGGCGAATCTGGCTTCGCTGAGCATCGCCGGCAACGAGATCGCGTTCGCCTATTCGGGCCACGGCTCGCGCGGCAACATGGTCACGACCGACCTCTACTACATCAGCAGCGCCTGGTTCGGCGGCATGTTCACGAGCGTGGGCAGCACGAAGATGTCGTTCAATTTCGACGCCTGCCAGATCGGCGCCTTCGGAACGGCACTGACCAAGGTGGGCCGCGTCATTGCCCTGGCCTCGGACACCAGGAAGTACAGCTATGACGGCACCGCGGCCATGGCCAACGGCGTCTTCACCTACTACCAGATGCTCGGGTTCGACCAGGTGGGATATGTGTTCGCCGAGGACGATGACGCCTACGCCGTCGCCCAGATGAAGCTGTGGGCCGCCACGGCGCGCGTGAAGGTGGCGCCGTACTACATCGACAACTTCGTCGGCAGCCTGGACTATTGA
- a CDS encoding GNAT family N-acetyltransferase, producing MTHAAHIRPARRGDANELATLAGELGYPSSTGELDLRLAPLLADPEHLVLVAVDEEDRAIAWVHAAVRRQLDSDRCVEVVGLVVGERRRGAGVGASLLQAAEAWARAQGVTVVVLHSNVTRTRAHAFYLRQGYEKVKVGNLFRRTLG from the coding sequence ATGACGCACGCCGCCCACATCCGCCCCGCGCGCCGCGGCGACGCGAACGAACTGGCCACGCTGGCCGGCGAACTGGGCTATCCGTCGTCGACGGGGGAACTGGACCTGAGGCTGGCGCCGCTGCTGGCAGACCCGGAGCATCTGGTGCTCGTGGCTGTCGATGAGGAAGACAGGGCCATTGCCTGGGTGCACGCGGCGGTTCGCCGCCAGCTCGACAGCGACCGCTGCGTCGAGGTCGTGGGCCTGGTGGTCGGCGAACGGCGGCGGGGTGCAGGGGTGGGCGCCAGCCTGCTTCAGGCTGCCGAGGCCTGGGCCCGTGCGCAGGGCGTGACCGTCGTCGTGCTGCACTCCAACGTGACCCGCACCCGGGCGCACGCGTTCTACCTGCGACAGGGGTACGAAAAGGTCAAGGTGGGGAACCTGTTCCGGCGCACGCTGGGATAG
- a CDS encoding aminotransferase class V-fold PLP-dependent enzyme — protein sequence MSQRLSPPDLAVLRSAFPALAGDVAFLENAGGSQVPACVADAMHRYMRETYVQLGAGYELSRRCTATVDAAHDFARTFVNARRGQAIIGPSTTVLLNLLASCYAQVLRPGQEIILAESGHEANLGCWKRLERQGVVIRWWRVDTETYTCPLEGLRGLLSERTALVALPHVSNLLGGIVDLPAVVQAAHAVGARVVADGVAYAPHRAIDVDAWDVDWYVYSTYKVFGPHMAVLYGRDDALAELPGPNHDFIPRDDLPYQFEPGGANHEGCAGLLALGGYLKLLAGAGAEAACDRAVVEAAFARAAALEQPLTARLLAYLGSKPGVRVIGSPVADEARVGTISFRHERQSARGITAAVDASGVAIRCGHMYAYHLCRALGIPADDGVVRASFVHYNTPAEIERLIGVLESVL from the coding sequence ATGAGCCAGAGACTGTCGCCCCCCGACCTCGCCGTGCTGCGCTCCGCCTTTCCCGCCCTGGCCGGCGACGTGGCGTTCCTGGAGAACGCCGGCGGCTCGCAGGTGCCCGCCTGCGTGGCCGACGCCATGCACCGCTATATGCGTGAGACCTACGTGCAGCTGGGCGCGGGTTACGAGCTGTCGCGGCGCTGCACGGCGACGGTCGACGCCGCGCACGACTTCGCGCGCACGTTCGTCAACGCGCGGCGGGGCCAGGCCATCATCGGCCCCTCGACGACGGTGCTGCTCAACCTGCTGGCCTCGTGCTACGCGCAGGTGCTGCGGCCGGGACAGGAGATCATCCTGGCCGAATCCGGCCACGAGGCGAACCTCGGCTGCTGGAAACGGCTCGAGCGTCAGGGCGTGGTCATCCGCTGGTGGCGCGTGGACACGGAAACGTACACCTGCCCGCTGGAGGGGCTGCGCGGGCTGCTGAGCGAGCGCACCGCGCTGGTGGCGCTGCCCCACGTCTCGAACCTGCTGGGCGGCATCGTCGACCTGCCGGCGGTGGTGCAGGCGGCACATGCCGTCGGCGCGCGCGTGGTGGCCGACGGCGTGGCTTATGCGCCGCACCGCGCCATCGACGTCGACGCCTGGGACGTGGACTGGTACGTGTACTCGACCTACAAGGTGTTCGGGCCGCACATGGCCGTGCTCTACGGGCGCGATGACGCGCTGGCCGAGCTGCCGGGCCCCAACCACGACTTCATCCCCCGCGACGACCTGCCCTACCAGTTCGAGCCGGGCGGGGCCAATCACGAGGGTTGCGCGGGGCTGCTGGCGCTGGGCGGGTACCTCAAGCTGCTGGCCGGCGCCGGGGCGGAGGCCGCCTGCGACCGCGCCGTGGTCGAGGCCGCGTTCGCCCGCGCCGCGGCCCTGGAACAGCCGCTGACGGCGCGACTGCTGGCGTACCTGGGCAGCAAACCGGGTGTGCGCGTGATCGGTTCGCCGGTCGCCGATGAAGCCCGCGTGGGCACGATCAGCTTCCGGCACGAGCGGCAATCGGCGCGCGGGATCACGGCCGCCGTCGACGCCAGCGGGGTCGCGATCCGCTGCGGGCACATGTACGCCTATCACCTGTGCCGGGCCCTGGGCATCCCGGCCGACGACGGCGTGGTGCGCGCGAGCTTCGTGCACTACAACACGCCGGCCGAGATCGAGCGGCTCATCGGCGTGCTCGAGTCGGTGCTTTAG
- a CDS encoding PD40 domain-containing protein: MKSPFALVLALALAVAVPALAAPAEPPLWLRYPAISPDGATVVFEYKGDLWSVPAGGGTASPLTISESYEYAPVWSRDGSSLAFASDRYGNFDVFVLPSTGGEARRLTFHSTGEMPSSFTADDKAVLFSAARQDPASNAQFPTGAMSELYSVPVAGGRITRVLPIPANNVDVRGEQLLYHDYKGVESPWRKHHTSSVTRDIWVYDTKSGAYRQLTTHPAEDRNPVFGAGADDYYWLSERDGSFNVYQGSLADPSRATALTKFTKHPVRFLTRAQDGTLCFSFDGELYTLKPGAQPVKLAVRVGVDGRAILDRVVMVNEDLSDLVLAPSGKEFAYVFRGEIFVSSVEGGVTKRITDTPWQERSPGWSPDGRTLVYAAEPDQSWNITTTSIARDAEPYFHAATVLKTESVVATDAEEFQPAFSPDGKEIAYLENRVALKVVNLASKESRLVLPADHNYSYADGDQWYQWSPDGKWFLVQYGLPQRVMTPEIGLVAADGKSAVTNLTYSGYDDILPKWSLDGKAMVWGTNRDGSLSQGGSAFTWDVHALFFERAAYERFRLSKEDFALVKEAEEKKDEAKGDEGKDAKSKKDKKDKDKDKDKPADVVIDREGLAERRVRLTTHNSPATDWVLAEDGEKLFYLTAFEDGHDVWVVETRTGEASQLAKVGARVENLQLSADGKFLVLLAGGKAKKIDAEKGSVEPLKTGGEMVLKQGDERAYIFDHAWRQLKRKFYVQDLHGVDWDGYHAAYRRFLPHINNNYDFAEMLSELLGEMNASHTGCYYRPTSPTGDQTASLGLFYDDAFTGAGLKVAEVVAGGPCDKSSLRLRAGHVIEKIDGQPVAADADWARHLNRRIGQRVLLSVLDPAKGERWDEEVKPINPGEENELLYKRWVRNRRDEVSRLSGGKVGYVHVRSMNDASMRHVFEEALGRNIGCEALVVDTRFNGGGNIHEQLSDFLAGKAYFDIIPHGQFVGSESYDKWTKPSIVVMGESNYSDAHLFPVAYKTKGVGRTLGMPVPGTGTFVWWEPQIDPSLRFGIPMGGWRGQDGKFCENTQLEPDVLVRNEPDVLTKGRDQQLEAAVRELLKQQ, from the coding sequence ATGAAGTCGCCGTTTGCCCTCGTGCTGGCGCTGGCCCTGGCCGTCGCCGTGCCGGCCCTGGCCGCGCCCGCCGAGCCGCCCCTGTGGCTGCGCTACCCCGCCATCTCCCCCGACGGCGCCACCGTCGTCTTCGAGTACAAGGGCGACCTGTGGTCGGTCCCTGCGGGCGGCGGCACTGCGAGCCCGCTGACCATCAGCGAATCCTACGAGTATGCCCCGGTCTGGAGCCGCGACGGCAGCAGCCTGGCGTTCGCCTCGGACCGGTACGGCAACTTCGACGTCTTCGTCCTGCCGTCGACCGGCGGCGAGGCGCGCCGGCTGACCTTCCACTCCACGGGCGAGATGCCTTCGTCGTTCACGGCCGACGACAAGGCGGTGCTGTTCTCGGCCGCCCGGCAGGACCCGGCCAGCAACGCCCAGTTCCCCACCGGGGCCATGAGTGAGCTGTACAGCGTGCCGGTGGCCGGCGGGCGCATCACGCGCGTGCTGCCGATTCCGGCGAACAACGTCGACGTCCGGGGCGAGCAGCTGCTCTACCACGACTACAAGGGCGTCGAGAGTCCCTGGCGCAAGCACCACACATCTTCTGTGACGCGCGACATCTGGGTGTACGACACGAAGTCCGGCGCCTACCGCCAGCTGACGACGCACCCGGCCGAGGACCGCAACCCGGTCTTCGGCGCCGGCGCCGACGACTACTACTGGCTGAGCGAGCGCGACGGCTCGTTCAACGTCTACCAGGGCTCGCTGGCCGACCCGTCGCGCGCGACGGCCCTGACGAAGTTCACGAAGCACCCGGTGCGCTTCCTCACGCGGGCACAGGACGGCACGCTCTGCTTCAGCTTCGACGGCGAGCTGTACACGCTCAAGCCCGGCGCCCAGCCCGTGAAGCTGGCTGTGCGCGTGGGTGTCGACGGCCGCGCCATCCTCGACCGCGTGGTGATGGTGAACGAGGACCTGTCCGACCTGGTGCTGGCGCCCTCGGGCAAGGAGTTCGCCTACGTCTTCCGCGGCGAGATCTTCGTCAGCAGCGTCGAGGGCGGCGTCACCAAGCGCATCACCGACACGCCCTGGCAGGAGCGCAGCCCCGGCTGGAGCCCCGACGGGCGCACCCTGGTCTACGCCGCCGAGCCGGACCAGAGCTGGAACATCACCACGACGTCCATCGCGCGGGACGCCGAGCCCTACTTCCACGCTGCGACCGTGCTGAAGACCGAGTCGGTCGTGGCCACCGATGCCGAGGAATTCCAGCCCGCGTTCTCGCCCGACGGCAAGGAGATCGCGTACCTGGAGAACCGCGTCGCGCTGAAGGTCGTCAACCTGGCGTCGAAGGAGTCGCGCCTGGTCCTGCCGGCAGACCACAATTATTCCTACGCCGACGGTGACCAGTGGTACCAGTGGTCGCCCGACGGGAAGTGGTTCCTGGTGCAGTACGGCCTGCCGCAGCGCGTGATGACGCCGGAGATCGGCCTCGTGGCGGCCGACGGCAAGAGTGCGGTCACCAACCTCACCTACAGCGGCTACGACGACATCCTGCCGAAGTGGTCCCTGGACGGCAAGGCGATGGTCTGGGGCACGAATCGCGACGGCTCCCTCTCGCAGGGCGGCAGCGCGTTCACCTGGGACGTGCACGCGCTGTTCTTCGAGCGCGCGGCCTATGAGCGTTTCCGCCTGTCCAAGGAGGACTTCGCGCTGGTGAAGGAGGCGGAAGAGAAGAAGGACGAGGCGAAGGGCGACGAAGGCAAGGACGCGAAGAGCAAGAAGGACAAAAAGGACAAGGACAAGGACAAGGACAAGCCCGCCGACGTCGTGATCGACCGCGAGGGCCTGGCCGAGCGTCGCGTCAGGCTGACGACCCACAACTCGCCGGCCACGGACTGGGTCCTGGCCGAAGACGGCGAGAAGCTCTTCTACCTGACCGCGTTCGAGGACGGCCACGACGTGTGGGTGGTCGAGACGCGGACAGGTGAGGCTTCGCAGCTGGCCAAGGTCGGCGCCCGGGTCGAGAACCTGCAGCTTTCGGCCGACGGGAAGTTCCTGGTCCTGCTGGCCGGCGGCAAGGCGAAGAAGATCGATGCCGAGAAGGGCAGCGTCGAGCCGCTGAAGACCGGCGGCGAGATGGTGCTGAAGCAGGGCGACGAGCGGGCCTACATCTTCGATCACGCCTGGCGCCAGTTGAAGCGCAAGTTCTACGTGCAGGACCTGCACGGCGTCGACTGGGACGGCTATCACGCCGCCTACCGCCGCTTCCTGCCGCACATCAACAACAACTACGATTTCGCCGAGATGCTCAGCGAACTGCTCGGCGAGATGAACGCCTCGCACACCGGCTGCTACTACCGGCCGACGTCGCCGACGGGCGACCAGACCGCATCTCTGGGCCTGTTCTACGACGACGCGTTCACGGGCGCCGGCCTGAAGGTGGCCGAAGTCGTGGCCGGCGGCCCCTGCGACAAGTCCTCGCTGCGGCTGCGCGCCGGCCACGTGATCGAGAAGATCGACGGCCAGCCCGTGGCGGCGGACGCCGACTGGGCCCGGCACCTGAACCGGCGCATCGGCCAGCGCGTGCTGCTGTCGGTGCTCGACCCTGCCAAGGGCGAGCGGTGGGACGAGGAGGTCAAGCCGATCAACCCCGGTGAGGAGAACGAGCTCCTCTACAAGCGCTGGGTCCGCAACCGGCGCGACGAGGTGTCGCGCCTGTCCGGCGGCAAGGTCGGCTACGTGCATGTGCGGTCGATGAACGACGCCAGCATGCGCCATGTGTTCGAGGAGGCGCTCGGCCGCAACATCGGCTGCGAGGCCCTCGTCGTCGACACGCGGTTCAACGGCGGCGGCAATATCCATGAGCAATTGTCGGATTTCCTGGCCGGCAAGGCCTACTTCGACATCATCCCGCATGGCCAGTTCGTGGGGTCCGAGTCGTACGACAAGTGGACCAAGCCCTCGATCGTCGTCATGGGCGAGAGCAACTACTCCGACGCGCATCTCTTCCCGGTGGCCTACAAGACCAAGGGCGTGGGCCGCACGCTGGGCATGCCCGTGCCCGGGACCGGCACCTTCGTCTGGTGGGAGCCGCAGATCGACCCCTCGCTGCGCTTCGGCATCCCCATGGGCGGCTGGCGCGGCCAGGACGGCAAGTTCTGCGAGAACACGCAGCTCGAGCCCGACGTGCTGGTGCGCAACGAGCCGGACGTGCTCACGAAGGGGCGCGACCAGCAGCTCGAGGCGGCGGTCAGGGAGTTGCTGAAACAGCAGTAG
- a CDS encoding ADP-ribosylglycohydrolase family protein, translating to METVAVAGRIRGALWGLFVGDALAMPVHWYYDTAALRRDYGVVRDFAAPHREHPGAIMSLASTGRAGRGTQEGEVVGSVILKGRKHLWCEPNIHYHHGLRAGDNTLNLLCARILLRSLAANGRHDPAGFLDDYVAFMTAPDAHGDTYAESYHRDFFANFALGLAPARCAGAEGHDTASIGGLVSLPLVILAAHADPGRAESELLAQLRLTHRSRQLERYALALGRLLLQLASTDVVDADRMRALACETAAGLGKPVASWVERALAGELSDLEVIGRRLSPACYIDQSFPAVLYLAARYAGDLEGALVANTNVGGDNCHRGAVLGAILGAAHGVGAIPPRWLAGLAERAALETEIEAFTARFA from the coding sequence ATGGAAACCGTTGCGGTGGCCGGGCGGATCCGCGGCGCCCTCTGGGGCCTGTTCGTCGGCGATGCCCTCGCCATGCCGGTCCACTGGTACTACGACACCGCCGCGCTGCGGCGGGATTACGGCGTGGTGCGTGATTTCGCGGCGCCGCACCGGGAACATCCCGGTGCGATCATGTCGCTGGCCAGCACCGGACGCGCCGGGCGGGGCACGCAGGAGGGCGAGGTTGTCGGTTCGGTTATCCTCAAGGGCCGCAAGCACCTGTGGTGCGAGCCGAACATCCACTACCACCACGGGCTGCGCGCCGGCGACAACACGCTCAACCTCCTCTGCGCCCGGATCCTGCTGCGGTCGCTGGCGGCCAACGGCCGGCACGACCCGGCGGGATTCCTGGACGACTACGTTGCGTTCATGACCGCGCCCGACGCCCACGGCGACACCTATGCCGAATCGTACCACCGGGATTTCTTCGCCAACTTCGCCCTCGGCCTGGCGCCCGCTCGCTGCGCGGGCGCCGAGGGCCACGACACGGCCTCGATCGGCGGCCTGGTCTCGCTGCCGCTGGTGATCCTGGCCGCACACGCCGACCCCGGCCGCGCCGAGTCCGAACTGCTCGCGCAGCTGCGGCTGACCCACCGCTCGCGGCAACTGGAGCGGTACGCCCTGGCGCTGGGGCGGCTGCTCCTGCAACTGGCCTCGACCGATGTCGTCGACGCGGATCGGATGCGTGCGCTCGCCTGCGAGACCGCCGCCGGGCTCGGCAAGCCGGTGGCGTCGTGGGTCGAGCGGGCCCTCGCCGGCGAGCTGTCCGACCTGGAGGTGATCGGCCGGCGGCTCAGCCCCGCCTGCTACATCGACCAGTCGTTCCCGGCCGTGCTCTACCTGGCGGCGCGCTACGCCGGCGACCTCGAGGGCGCACTGGTCGCCAACACCAACGTCGGCGGCGACAACTGCCACCGCGGCGCGGTGCTGGGCGCCATCCTGGGCGCGGCGCACGGCGTCGGCGCCATCCCCCCGCGCTGGCTGGCCGGCCTGGCGGAGAGGGCCGCCCTGGAGACGGAGATCGAGGCGTTCACGGCGCGCTTCGCCTGA